In a genomic window of Halalkalicoccus sp. CG83:
- a CDS encoding ABC transporter ATP-binding protein — protein sequence MAPILRVEGLHTRFFTEEGQVNAVEDVDFTVEDGEVFGIVGESGSGKSVTARSLIDLIDSPGRITEGRIWFRDADLAAAASADATDGDYVDLRAIPEAERHALRGSGFSMIFQDAMSSFNPSITVGEQIAEAVEVQRRAAANPRSTRARTREFGLGQFVVSTVVPSQRYVSEESHERAVELLELVGIPDPVERADEYPHQFSGGMLQRAMIAQALAGEPDVLIADEPTTALDVTIQAQILSLLDDLQEETDMSIVLITHNLGVVARMCDRVGVMYAGEIVERGTLEDVFENAVHPYTRGLLGSIPDIEGEKTRLEPIPGNVPSLLANEMGDRCYFADRCPKAMEHCLEHPPEFDAGESEDHSVRCVLAEMEYDEGSALPEGYFE from the coding sequence ATGGCGCCGATCCTTCGCGTCGAGGGGCTTCACACGCGCTTCTTCACCGAGGAGGGGCAGGTCAACGCCGTCGAGGACGTCGACTTCACCGTCGAGGACGGCGAGGTGTTCGGCATCGTCGGCGAGTCGGGCTCCGGAAAGAGCGTCACGGCACGCTCGCTGATCGACCTGATCGACTCGCCGGGGCGCATTACGGAGGGGAGGATCTGGTTTCGCGACGCCGACCTCGCGGCGGCCGCCTCGGCGGACGCTACTGACGGCGACTACGTCGACCTGCGCGCGATCCCGGAGGCCGAGCGCCACGCGCTCCGGGGCAGCGGCTTCAGCATGATCTTCCAGGACGCGATGAGCAGCTTCAACCCCTCGATCACGGTCGGCGAGCAGATCGCCGAGGCCGTCGAGGTCCAACGCCGCGCCGCCGCGAACCCCCGCTCGACGCGGGCGAGGACCCGTGAGTTCGGGCTCGGCCAGTTCGTCGTGAGCACGGTCGTCCCCTCGCAGAGGTACGTGAGCGAGGAGAGCCACGAACGGGCGGTCGAGCTGCTCGAACTCGTGGGAATCCCCGACCCCGTCGAGCGAGCCGACGAGTACCCCCACCAGTTCTCGGGGGGGATGCTCCAGCGCGCGATGATCGCCCAGGCGCTCGCGGGCGAGCCCGACGTGCTGATCGCCGACGAGCCGACGACCGCGCTCGACGTCACCATCCAGGCCCAGATCCTCTCGCTGCTCGACGACCTCCAGGAGGAGACCGACATGAGCATCGTTCTGATCACACACAACCTCGGCGTCGTCGCGCGGATGTGCGACCGCGTCGGCGTGATGTACGCCGGCGAGATCGTCGAGCGAGGGACTCTGGAGGACGTCTTCGAGAACGCGGTCCACCCCTACACGCGAGGGCTGCTCGGGAGCATCCCGGACATCGAGGGCGAGAAGACCAGACTCGAGCCCATTCCGGGCAACGTCCCCAGCCTGCTCGCGAACGAGATGGGCGATCGGTGTTACTTCGCGGATCGGTGTCCGAAGGCGATGGAGCACTGTCTCGAACACCCACCCGAGTTCGACGCCGGGGAGAGCGAGGACCACTCCGTGCGCTGTGTCCTCGCGGAGATGGAGTACGACGAGGGGAGCGCGCTCCCGGAGGGCTACTTCGAATGA
- a CDS encoding ABC transporter permease produces the protein MISPRVKRSLKSELRTSLLAKLGLVLLVAIFLMATFAPVLAPHNPTAQGLESGQTPPIGFTQTETTTQLVDGETERVETTIEPTWEHPLGTDQFGQDMLSRLIYGARTSLMVGLIGTGIAAGIGVPYGLAAGYFGGRTDDALMRGADVMLAFPSLVLAIALIGLFGASVVWIPDPLVQAGLVDGMPESFALPGTVTLVVALVNWVWFARVARGEALSIRNEEYVKAARSLGASDLTILRKHVLPNSLTPIIVLATIQVAAIILLESALSFLGFSGTTLSWGYDIAQGRGYLATAWWISTIPGIAIVLAVVSVNLLGDWLRDALDPSIEGEGGV, from the coding sequence ATGATCTCGCCGCGCGTCAAGCGAAGCCTCAAATCCGAGCTGCGGACCAGCCTGCTCGCGAAGCTCGGGCTCGTCCTCCTGGTGGCGATCTTCCTGATGGCGACGTTCGCGCCCGTGCTCGCGCCGCACAACCCCACGGCACAGGGGCTCGAGTCCGGCCAGACGCCGCCGATCGGCTTCACCCAGACCGAGACCACCACCCAGCTGGTCGACGGCGAGACCGAACGCGTCGAGACGACGATCGAGCCGACGTGGGAGCATCCGCTTGGCACCGACCAGTTCGGCCAGGACATGCTCTCGCGGCTGATCTACGGGGCGCGCACCTCGCTGATGGTGGGGCTGATCGGCACGGGGATCGCCGCCGGCATCGGCGTCCCCTACGGGCTCGCCGCGGGCTACTTCGGCGGCCGAACCGACGACGCGCTGATGCGGGGGGCGGACGTCATGCTCGCGTTCCCGTCGCTCGTGCTGGCGATCGCGCTGATCGGGCTGTTCGGCGCGAGCGTCGTCTGGATCCCCGATCCGCTGGTCCAGGCGGGCCTCGTCGACGGGATGCCCGAGTCGTTCGCGCTGCCGGGCACCGTCACCCTCGTCGTCGCGCTCGTCAACTGGGTGTGGTTCGCTCGCGTCGCCCGCGGGGAGGCGCTCTCGATCCGCAACGAGGAGTACGTCAAGGCCGCCCGGAGTTTGGGCGCGAGCGACCTGACGATCCTTCGCAAACACGTGCTTCCCAACAGCCTGACGCCGATCATCGTGCTCGCGACCATCCAGGTCGCGGCGATCATCCTGCTCGAGAGCGCGCTCTCCTTCCTCGGTTTCTCGGGGACGACGCTGTCGTGGGGCTACGACATCGCGCAGGGTCGGGGCTACCTCGCGACCGCGTGGTGGATCTCGACGATCCCCGGGATCGCAATCGTGCTGGCCGTGGTCTCGGTGAACCTGCTCGGCGACTGGCTGCGCGACGCGCTCGACCCCAGCATCGAGGGGGAGGGGGGCGTCTGA
- a CDS encoding ABC transporter permease, translating to MAIGKFIAKRALQGVFVVWGVITVVFLLRFMTPGSAVTFVAPPGADPDLRERIAEDLGLNDPIHVQYIDYVTGLLQGDMGYSYISGTEASVRVFARLPATIELAVAATVVAVVIAIPLGVISATRRHQPADYGATLFSLMGISTPNFWLGIMLILVVSVQFGLLPTSDRPLGLVTAFELLVFELRPEGLWVWAQHMVLPAIALGTYFTALITRLTRSGMIDELGRDYVDATRAKGLPETIVRYKHVLRNTLIPIITVLGLQLGTLIGGAVITEAVFSWPGLGTLLIDAIRVRDWPIIQGSLIVIGIGFVLINAIVDSMYAYVNPRVVNE from the coding sequence ATGGCAATCGGAAAATTCATCGCGAAACGAGCCCTCCAGGGCGTGTTCGTCGTCTGGGGAGTCATCACCGTCGTCTTCCTGCTGCGATTCATGACCCCCGGCAGCGCGGTCACGTTCGTCGCCCCGCCCGGCGCCGATCCCGACCTGCGCGAACGGATCGCCGAGGACCTGGGGCTGAACGACCCCATCCACGTACAGTACATCGACTACGTCACCGGATTGTTGCAGGGCGACATGGGCTACTCGTACATCTCCGGGACCGAGGCCAGCGTCCGCGTGTTCGCCCGGCTTCCCGCGACGATCGAGCTGGCGGTCGCGGCGACGGTCGTCGCGGTCGTCATCGCCATCCCCCTGGGCGTGATCAGCGCGACCCGGCGCCACCAGCCCGCCGACTACGGCGCGACGCTGTTCTCGCTCATGGGTATCAGCACGCCGAACTTCTGGCTGGGGATCATGCTGATCCTCGTCGTCTCGGTCCAGTTCGGCCTGCTGCCCACGAGCGACCGGCCGCTCGGACTCGTGACGGCGTTCGAGCTGTTGGTCTTCGAGCTACGACCGGAGGGACTCTGGGTGTGGGCCCAGCACATGGTCCTGCCGGCGATCGCCCTCGGTACCTACTTCACCGCGCTGATCACCCGGCTCACGCGAAGCGGCATGATCGACGAGCTCGGGAGGGACTACGTCGACGCGACCCGCGCGAAGGGACTGCCCGAGACGATCGTCCGGTACAAACACGTGCTCAGGAACACCCTCATCCCGATCATCACGGTGCTCGGCCTCCAGCTCGGGACGCTGATCGGCGGCGCGGTGATCACCGAGGCGGTCTTCTCCTGGCCCGGACTCGGTACCCTGCTGATCGACGCGATCCGGGTGCGCGACTGGCCCATCATCCAGGGCTCGCTCATCGTCATCGGGATCGGCTTCGTGTTGATCAACGCGATCGTCGACTCGATGTACGCCTACGTGAACCCGCGTGTGGTGAACGAATGA
- a CDS encoding ABC transporter substrate-binding protein, with translation MPYDKEMDRRGFLKFAGVSAAAATTSLAGCTGGEDDGEDPLGEEDQDLEITVTQGQFASTLDPQDHNDTPTYNVLDQAYEPLLYRDAEGEIVEYLATDYERLGEQEVEFTLREGVQFHSGDEMTAEDVAYSINRTVDDEVGIVSPQQDGLSGIEGAEASGDGTVAVTLSGPNPVVFENFASFGRILQQQWAEEHEDETIRDANGTGPYQLEEFEEDVRATFTAFDEYWDADNVGDVTQVTFEGAPESSTRVNSLLAGETDIVTNVPPSETPRIEDEDGMTFESVPSTRVIFLVMTNDREPFDSQEFRQAMNYAVDVEGIIDELLEGFGSPASQPTLEGHNGHNPDVDPYPYDPEQAQQLVEESGYAGTEIVLETPTGRYLGDEEIARAAASQIDELPNVSCDLEIRDFGDLAGEALDGDMSTSPGFFLIGWGNPTFDANYTLVPWFMPGQASQHFENDEVVDLLEQSESELDEDTREGHLQEANALLNEQAPWVFLHQQYSIYGVNEELDWEARSDEDILAKDVSAS, from the coding sequence ATGCCATACGATAAGGAGATGGACAGGCGCGGATTTCTGAAGTTCGCCGGCGTCTCCGCAGCGGCCGCGACGACCTCGCTGGCCGGCTGTACCGGCGGCGAGGACGACGGCGAGGACCCGCTCGGCGAGGAGGATCAGGACCTCGAGATCACGGTCACCCAGGGACAGTTCGCGAGCACGCTCGACCCCCAGGACCACAACGACACGCCCACCTACAACGTCCTGGACCAGGCGTACGAGCCGTTGCTGTATCGCGACGCCGAGGGCGAGATCGTCGAGTACCTCGCGACCGACTACGAGCGCCTCGGCGAGCAGGAGGTCGAGTTCACCCTCCGTGAGGGCGTCCAGTTCCACAGCGGCGACGAGATGACCGCCGAGGACGTCGCCTACAGCATCAACCGGACCGTCGACGACGAGGTCGGGATCGTCAGCCCCCAACAGGACGGCCTCTCGGGGATCGAGGGCGCCGAGGCGAGCGGCGACGGCACCGTCGCGGTGACGCTCTCCGGCCCGAACCCCGTCGTCTTCGAGAACTTCGCCTCGTTCGGCCGGATCCTCCAGCAGCAGTGGGCCGAGGAGCACGAGGACGAGACGATCCGCGACGCCAACGGCACCGGCCCCTACCAGCTCGAGGAGTTCGAGGAGGACGTCCGGGCGACGTTCACGGCGTTCGACGAGTACTGGGACGCCGACAACGTCGGCGACGTCACCCAGGTCACCTTCGAGGGCGCACCCGAGTCGAGCACGCGGGTCAACAGCCTGCTCGCCGGCGAGACCGACATCGTCACGAACGTCCCGCCGAGCGAGACCCCGCGAATCGAGGACGAGGACGGGATGACCTTCGAGTCGGTGCCCAGCACGCGGGTGATCTTCCTCGTGATGACCAACGACCGCGAGCCCTTCGACAGCCAGGAGTTCCGCCAGGCGATGAACTACGCGGTCGACGTCGAGGGGATCATCGACGAGCTGCTCGAGGGATTCGGTTCCCCGGCGAGCCAACCGACGCTCGAGGGCCACAACGGCCACAACCCGGACGTCGATCCCTATCCGTACGATCCCGAGCAGGCCCAGCAGCTCGTCGAGGAGAGCGGCTACGCCGGTACGGAGATCGTCCTCGAGACGCCGACGGGCCGGTATCTCGGCGACGAGGAGATCGCACGCGCCGCGGCGAGCCAGATCGACGAGCTCCCGAACGTCTCGTGTGACCTCGAGATCCGCGACTTCGGCGACCTCGCCGGCGAGGCGCTCGACGGAGACATGTCGACCTCGCCGGGCTTCTTCCTGATCGGCTGGGGCAACCCCACCTTCGACGCCAACTACACGCTCGTGCCGTGGTTCATGCCCGGCCAGGCGAGCCAGCACTTCGAGAACGACGAGGTGGTCGACCTCCTCGAGCAGAGCGAGTCCGAACTCGACGAGGACACGCGCGAAGGGCACCTCCAGGAGGCCAACGCCCTGCTCAACGAACAGGCGCCGTGGGTGTTCCTCCACCAGCAGTACAGCATCTACGGCGTCAACGAGGAGCTCGACTGGGAGGCCCGAAGCGACGAGGACATCCTGGCGAAGGACGTCTCCGCCTCGTAA
- a CDS encoding DMT family transporter, giving the protein MRYRNAILFVALALAWGSAFTAIKAGLEFFPPVLFAALRYDLAGVLMLGYAAYVTDRWRPRGRDEWTLVGIGGTFMIAAYHAFLFVGEQGTSSATAAIIVSLSPILTTGFARTFLPDERLTAVGILGLLIGFVGVGVLSDPDPNDVLNARTVSMFLVFLATVSFALGSVLTRRVDARLPIETMEAWSMLIGAVVMHAASLALAEPASGIRWTTGAVLSLLYLVVVSSALGFLIYFDLLDRLGPIEINLVSYATPVVAAVTGLLFLDETPTALTVIGFAFILVGFVLLKRNALRDEFTRLRPYGESSE; this is encoded by the coding sequence ATGAGATATAGAAACGCGATCCTCTTCGTCGCGTTGGCGCTCGCCTGGGGGAGCGCCTTTACGGCCATCAAGGCTGGCCTGGAGTTCTTCCCGCCGGTGCTGTTCGCCGCGTTACGCTACGACCTGGCTGGCGTCCTGATGCTCGGGTACGCGGCCTACGTGACCGATCGCTGGCGACCTCGAGGCCGAGACGAATGGACGTTGGTCGGGATCGGCGGGACGTTCATGATCGCCGCCTATCACGCCTTCCTCTTCGTCGGGGAACAGGGGACCTCGAGCGCCACCGCCGCCATCATCGTGAGCCTCTCGCCCATCCTCACGACGGGGTTCGCACGGACGTTCCTGCCCGACGAACGGCTCACGGCCGTCGGGATCCTCGGGCTCCTCATCGGGTTCGTCGGGGTCGGCGTGCTGAGCGATCCCGATCCGAACGACGTCCTGAACGCCCGAACCGTCTCGATGTTTCTGGTGTTCCTGGCCACCGTCTCGTTCGCCCTCGGGAGCGTCCTGACCCGCCGTGTCGACGCACGGCTCCCCATCGAGACGATGGAGGCGTGGTCCATGCTCATCGGAGCAGTGGTGATGCACGCAGCGAGCCTCGCCCTCGCCGAACCCGCAAGCGGGATCCGATGGACGACCGGCGCCGTCCTGTCGCTGCTCTACCTCGTCGTCGTCTCGAGCGCCCTCGGGTTCCTGATCTACTTCGACCTCCTGGATCGGCTCGGTCCGATAGAGATCAACCTGGTGTCGTACGCCACGCCCGTCGTAGCGGCCGTAACCGGGTTGTTGTTCCTCGACGAAACGCCGACCGCCCTCACCGTGATCGGGTTCGCGTTCATTCTGGTGGGGTTCGTCCTGCTGAAACGGAACGCGCTCAGAGACGAGTTCACTCGACTCCGGCCGTACGGGGAGAGCAGCGAATAG
- a CDS encoding reverse transcriptase-like protein: MAAYGRQTLRDRFDTAPTPRIAHPPRTHHRDFYVATDGSYHLNAGQAGMGVVIETRDGTRVARYALPTTATDNNVAEYQALHFGLDVLATRAPPTARVGVLTDHDVLARNVNAAALAARDGWHADGIRVPPASRNHWRGIRARIAGFDELRAAVIDGGENPAHPLANSPKEYAHVNHEPARCVRPELDAATSPRSEVPPPSRADRHTGD, translated from the coding sequence ATGGCCGCTTACGGCCGGCAGACCCTCCGCGATCGCTTCGACACCGCCCCCACCCCCCGAATCGCCCACCCCCCTCGCACCCACCATCGGGACTTCTACGTCGCCACCGATGGCTCCTACCACCTGAACGCGGGGCAGGCCGGCATGGGCGTGGTCATCGAGACACGCGACGGAACGCGGGTCGCCCGCTACGCCCTGCCGACGACCGCGACCGACAACAACGTCGCCGAGTACCAGGCGCTGCACTTCGGCCTCGACGTGCTCGCGACGCGCGCCCCGCCGACCGCCCGCGTCGGCGTCCTCACCGACCACGACGTGCTGGCGAGGAACGTCAACGCCGCCGCCCTCGCCGCTCGCGACGGCTGGCACGCCGACGGGATCCGCGTTCCGCCGGCGAGCCGGAACCACTGGCGGGGCATCCGCGCACGTATCGCCGGCTTCGACGAGCTCCGCGCGGCGGTGATCGACGGCGGCGAGAACCCCGCCCACCCGCTCGCCAACTCGCCGAAGGAGTACGCCCACGTCAACCACGAACCCGCCCGCTGTGTCCGGCCTGAACTCGACGCCGCCACGAGCCCCCGCTCCGAGGTACCCCCGCCGTCGCGGGCCGACCGCCACACCGGCGACTAG
- a CDS encoding M24 family metallopeptidase, with amino-acid sequence MKRTRLDVYRSKYGVETVWFARPENFAWLTGGDNVVDRDSEVGVAAAGYDGEKVVVITDNIEAERLAEEELADERVVQYRWHAGSLADAVASYTSRPAAADFDVPGCRRLDASKLRQPLVDDEIERYRALGREVAEELEAACRDAEPTDSEREVAAGLRGGLADRGIDSPVALVGGEKRAGRYRHFTPTETKLGRYAIASVTARRDGLHASCTRTVAFDAPEWLESRHEAAAGVETAALAATRRVGQRGGTAGDVFRAIRRAYRERSYPREWKQHHQGGATGYAGREWFATPFGEERVRLPMAYAWNPTVQGAKSEDTALVTDEGVEVLTETDEWPTRTVEAGGIELERPAVLGLD; translated from the coding sequence ATGAAACGGACGCGACTCGACGTCTATCGAAGCAAGTACGGGGTCGAGACGGTGTGGTTCGCCCGTCCCGAGAACTTCGCGTGGCTCACCGGCGGCGACAACGTCGTCGACCGCGACAGCGAGGTCGGCGTCGCGGCCGCGGGCTACGACGGCGAGAAGGTCGTCGTGATCACCGACAACATCGAGGCCGAACGCCTCGCCGAGGAGGAGCTGGCCGACGAACGCGTCGTTCAGTACCGCTGGCACGCGGGCTCGCTCGCCGACGCCGTCGCATCCTACACGTCGCGGCCGGCGGCGGCGGACTTCGACGTCCCCGGTTGCCGGCGACTGGACGCCTCGAAGCTCCGCCAGCCACTGGTCGACGACGAGATCGAGCGCTATCGCGCGCTCGGCCGGGAGGTCGCGGAGGAACTCGAGGCGGCCTGTCGTGACGCGGAGCCGACCGACTCCGAACGCGAGGTCGCCGCCGGGCTCCGTGGTGGGCTCGCCGACCGAGGGATCGACTCGCCGGTTGCGCTGGTCGGCGGCGAGAAGCGCGCCGGGCGCTATCGCCACTTCACGCCGACGGAAACGAAGCTCGGGCGATACGCCATCGCCTCCGTCACGGCGCGCCGTGACGGGCTGCACGCGAGCTGTACCCGGACGGTGGCGTTCGACGCCCCCGAGTGGCTCGAGTCGCGCCACGAGGCGGCGGCGGGCGTCGAGACGGCCGCGCTCGCGGCCACCCGCCGAGTGGGACAGCGCGGCGGCACCGCGGGCGACGTCTTCCGGGCGATCCGGCGTGCCTACCGGGAGCGGAGCTATCCGCGCGAGTGGAAGCAACACCACCAGGGCGGTGCGACGGGCTACGCCGGCCGCGAGTGGTTCGCGACGCCCTTCGGCGAGGAGCGGGTGCGCCTGCCGATGGCCTACGCGTGGAACCCCACGGTGCAGGGCGCGAAGAGCGAGGACACCGCACTGGTCACCGACGAGGGGGTCGAGGTGCTCACCGAGACCGACGAGTGGCCGACCCGCACGGTCGAGGCGGGCGGGATCGAGCTCGAGCGTCCGGCGGTCCTCGGACTCGACTAG
- a CDS encoding magnesium transporter — protein MATSTDVQQAIATSATPAEEFRELPEARQRQLFFQLPETIQRAVVDDMSREALGRFVRRLDPDEATDVLGLADEETRTAVLRRLDEDRRERIEFLLEFSPESAAGLMHLDYVTVARDAGFDDVAERVRRFEERTGRFPIVFVVEDGELLGELPGQTLAMTDRESAHLTDYLHETPTVRYDRPDTDVLEVFRANPESKVAVLDEDEHILGVIHADDILRVIEEEAGETLYEFTGVAEEESVLDGPLVKVQRRYKWLILNLGTAFLAAAVVGLFEATIAAFTLLAVYMPIVAGMGGNAGTQSMAVTVRGIALEQVSIATGGRVILNEVLAGAANGMITGVLVAIIATVFNQSPLLGLVIGVSMVLNLVIAGFFGALIPLILDRMEIDPATSATIFITTATDVLGFFVFLGLASLVI, from the coding sequence ATGGCTACCTCTACGGACGTCCAACAGGCGATCGCCACGTCGGCGACGCCCGCGGAGGAGTTCCGGGAGCTCCCGGAGGCGCGCCAGCGCCAGCTGTTCTTCCAGCTTCCCGAGACGATCCAGCGCGCGGTGGTCGACGACATGAGCCGCGAGGCGCTGGGTCGGTTCGTCCGACGACTCGATCCCGACGAGGCGACCGACGTGCTGGGGTTGGCGGACGAGGAGACGCGAACGGCGGTGCTTCGTCGACTCGACGAGGACCGTCGCGAGCGGATCGAGTTCCTCCTCGAGTTCAGCCCCGAGAGCGCCGCCGGTCTGATGCATCTCGACTACGTCACCGTCGCGCGGGACGCCGGCTTCGACGACGTCGCGGAGCGCGTCCGTCGGTTCGAGGAGCGAACCGGACGGTTCCCGATCGTCTTCGTCGTCGAGGACGGCGAACTGCTGGGCGAGCTACCCGGCCAAACGCTCGCGATGACCGACCGGGAGTCGGCTCACCTGACCGACTACCTCCACGAGACCCCCACCGTTCGCTACGACCGTCCCGACACGGACGTCCTCGAGGTGTTCCGTGCGAACCCCGAGAGCAAGGTCGCCGTGCTCGACGAGGACGAGCACATCCTCGGGGTGATCCACGCCGACGACATCCTCAGAGTCATCGAGGAGGAGGCGGGCGAGACCCTCTACGAGTTCACCGGCGTCGCCGAGGAGGAGAGCGTCCTCGACGGCCCGCTGGTGAAGGTACAGCGCCGCTATAAGTGGCTCATCCTCAATCTGGGGACGGCGTTCCTGGCCGCGGCCGTCGTCGGCCTGTTCGAGGCGACGATCGCCGCGTTCACGCTGCTCGCGGTCTACATGCCGATCGTCGCCGGGATGGGCGGCAACGCCGGCACCCAGTCGATGGCCGTCACCGTCCGCGGGATCGCGCTCGAACAGGTCTCGATCGCGACTGGCGGGCGCGTCATCCTCAACGAGGTCCTCGCCGGCGCCGCCAACGGAATGATCACCGGCGTGCTGGTGGCGATCATCGCCACGGTGTTCAACCAGAGTCCGCTGCTCGGGCTGGTGATCGGCGTCTCGATGGTGCTGAACCTGGTCATCGCCGGCTTCTTCGGCGCCCTCATTCCGCTGATCCTCGACCGAATGGAGATCGACCCAGCCACGTCGGCGACGATCTTCATCACCACCGCGACCGACGTGCTCGGCTTCTTCGTCTTCCTCGGACTGGCGTCGCTCGTCATCTGA
- a CDS encoding COX15/CtaA family protein, producing the protein MSRGRLRTLLPATTVLTYLLLLIGIYTAASGAGLTCEARWPLCDGAVFGLFPANWPSFIEWFHRLVAMVAGFLVIGTVYGAWRWQDDRRVRLAVTAAFVLYPVQALLGAGTVLDYTFLYLTAHFVTALVIFTSLVLATLWHLDGLATLGRVRYALLSVVALYPPLLALSPGALVAHTAAVQAIYHATGLTILAALLAAGTWSGLLRSAEGRLARVRTLAASGAVLVGVQLLLGRYVYTDLTRLLEGTAMVAVVLLTLVAAWLTHRVEPQSTTRRTSQ; encoded by the coding sequence ATGAGTCGTGGACGGCTGCGGACGCTGCTGCCGGCGACGACGGTTCTCACCTACCTCCTGTTGCTGATCGGGATCTACACCGCCGCGTCGGGCGCCGGCCTGACCTGTGAGGCGCGCTGGCCGCTCTGTGACGGCGCGGTGTTCGGACTCTTCCCCGCGAACTGGCCCAGCTTCATCGAGTGGTTCCACCGGCTCGTCGCCATGGTCGCCGGCTTCCTGGTGATCGGGACGGTCTACGGCGCGTGGCGCTGGCAGGACGATCGCCGGGTCCGCCTCGCGGTGACGGCCGCGTTCGTCCTCTATCCGGTGCAGGCGCTGTTGGGTGCGGGGACGGTGCTCGACTACACCTTCCTCTATCTCACGGCCCACTTCGTCACCGCGCTCGTCATCTTCACCTCGCTCGTCCTGGCGACGCTGTGGCACCTCGACGGGCTCGCCACCCTCGGACGGGTGCGCTACGCGCTGCTCTCGGTCGTCGCGCTCTATCCCCCGTTGCTCGCGCTCTCGCCCGGGGCGCTCGTCGCTCACACCGCGGCGGTACAGGCGATCTACCACGCGACCGGCCTGACGATCCTCGCCGCGCTGCTCGCGGCGGGTACCTGGTCGGGGCTGCTCCGGTCGGCGGAGGGACGCCTCGCCCGCGTGCGGACGCTCGCCGCGAGCGGCGCCGTCCTCGTCGGCGTCCAGCTACTGTTGGGTCGGTACGTCTACACGGACCTCACGCGACTGCTCGAGGGCACGGCGATGGTGGCGGTGGTGCTCCTCACGCTCGTCGCGGCGTGGCTCACCCACCGGGTCGAGCCGCAGTCGACGACGCGGCGTACCTCTCAGTAG